In the Oryzias latipes chromosome 9, ASM223467v1 genome, one interval contains:
- the ogfod2 gene encoding 2-oxoglutarate and iron-dependent oxygenase domain-containing protein 2 isoform X2, which produces MTGEVKGKLGFYGCKCFTTNNIFLEEYNLHVRFLTEQQFRQDYRAILLRLGCDSDQKFKDVLNKISQEVDRRKHLDEASADRAAAIRCTYRPLHPHVYHLEESHLAPQFKKIVEYCGNVEASKEGLLKLLEEEAARVYRFPVFERDFCRELVEELDHFEQSPAPKGRPNTMNNSGILLDELGFDEAFVTPLREQYLLPLTSLLYPDCGGRCLDSHKAFVVKYDMNEDLELSYHYDNAEVTLNVSIGKDFTEGNLYFGDMRQDPVSETRLTEAEHRITEGLLHRGQHMHGALPISHGQRWNLIIWMRASQERNKLCPMCNSKPSLVEGRGFADGFTKAGEAPANSQFMSQ; this is translated from the exons atgacAGGCGAAGTGAAAGGAAAATTAGGGTTTTATGGGTGTAAATGCTTCACAACTAACAATATTTTCCTGGAGGAATACAATCTGCACGTCCGCTTTTTGACCGAGCAACAATTCAGACAGGACTACAGAGCA aTACTTTTAAGACTCGGTTGTGACTCCGACCAAAAGTTTAAGGACGTCCTTAACAAG ATTTCCCAGGAAGTCGACAGACGAAAACATTTAGACGAAGCATCCGCTGATAGAGCTGCCGCCATCAGATGTACATACCGGCCGCTTCATCCTCATGTCTACCATCTGGAG GAGTCTCACCTCGCTCCACAGTTCAAGAAGATTGTTGAGTACTGTGGAAACGTCGAAGCCAGTAAAGAGGGCCTCTTGAAACTTTTGGAGGAAGAGGCAG CAAGGGTGTACCGTTTTCCTGTGTTTGAAAGAGACTTCTGCAGAGAGCTTGTGGAGGAGCTGGATCATTTTGAACAGTCTCCAGCCCCTAAAGGAAGACCCAATACCATGAACAACAGTGGG ATCCTCCTGGATGAGCTCGGCTTTGACGAGGCTTTCGTCACACCGCTCCGTGAGCAGTATTTGCTTCCGCTCACCTCGTTGCTGTACCCCGACTGTGGGGGCCGTTGTCTGGACAGCCACAAGGCCTTTGTGGTCAAATATGACATGAATGAAGACTTGGAGCTGAGCTACCATTATGACAACGCAGAGGTCACGCTTAATGTTTCCATCGGCAAGGACTTCACCGAGGGCAACCTTTATTTTGGTGATATGAGACAG GATCCAGTTAGTGAGACTCGGCTCACAGAGGCTGAACACAGGATCACCGAAGGCCTCCTCCACCGGGGCCAGCACATGCACGGCGCATTGCCCATCTCTCATGGCCAGCGCTGGAACCTCATCATCTGGATGAGGGCCTCACAGGAGCGCAACAAGCTGTGTCCCATGTGCAACAGCAAGCCGTCTCTGGTGGAGGGACGAGGCTTCGCTGATGGCTTCACCAAAGCCGGCGAAGCACCAGCGAACTCGCAGTTTATGTCCCAGTGA
- the ogfod2 gene encoding 2-oxoglutarate and iron-dependent oxygenase domain-containing protein 2 isoform X1 yields the protein MTGEVKGKLGFYGCKCFTTNNIFLEEYNLHVRFLTEQQFRQDYRAILLRLGCDSDQKFKDVLNKISQEVDRRKHLDEASADRAAAIRCTYRPLHPHVYHLEESHLAPQFKKIVEYCGNVEASKEGLLKLLEEEAATRVYRFPVFERDFCRELVEELDHFEQSPAPKGRPNTMNNSGILLDELGFDEAFVTPLREQYLLPLTSLLYPDCGGRCLDSHKAFVVKYDMNEDLELSYHYDNAEVTLNVSIGKDFTEGNLYFGDMRQDPVSETRLTEAEHRITEGLLHRGQHMHGALPISHGQRWNLIIWMRASQERNKLCPMCNSKPSLVEGRGFADGFTKAGEAPANSQFMSQ from the exons atgacAGGCGAAGTGAAAGGAAAATTAGGGTTTTATGGGTGTAAATGCTTCACAACTAACAATATTTTCCTGGAGGAATACAATCTGCACGTCCGCTTTTTGACCGAGCAACAATTCAGACAGGACTACAGAGCA aTACTTTTAAGACTCGGTTGTGACTCCGACCAAAAGTTTAAGGACGTCCTTAACAAG ATTTCCCAGGAAGTCGACAGACGAAAACATTTAGACGAAGCATCCGCTGATAGAGCTGCCGCCATCAGATGTACATACCGGCCGCTTCATCCTCATGTCTACCATCTGGAG GAGTCTCACCTCGCTCCACAGTTCAAGAAGATTGTTGAGTACTGTGGAAACGTCGAAGCCAGTAAAGAGGGCCTCTTGAAACTTTTGGAGGAAGAGGCAG cAACAAGGGTGTACCGTTTTCCTGTGTTTGAAAGAGACTTCTGCAGAGAGCTTGTGGAGGAGCTGGATCATTTTGAACAGTCTCCAGCCCCTAAAGGAAGACCCAATACCATGAACAACAGTGGG ATCCTCCTGGATGAGCTCGGCTTTGACGAGGCTTTCGTCACACCGCTCCGTGAGCAGTATTTGCTTCCGCTCACCTCGTTGCTGTACCCCGACTGTGGGGGCCGTTGTCTGGACAGCCACAAGGCCTTTGTGGTCAAATATGACATGAATGAAGACTTGGAGCTGAGCTACCATTATGACAACGCAGAGGTCACGCTTAATGTTTCCATCGGCAAGGACTTCACCGAGGGCAACCTTTATTTTGGTGATATGAGACAG GATCCAGTTAGTGAGACTCGGCTCACAGAGGCTGAACACAGGATCACCGAAGGCCTCCTCCACCGGGGCCAGCACATGCACGGCGCATTGCCCATCTCTCATGGCCAGCGCTGGAACCTCATCATCTGGATGAGGGCCTCACAGGAGCGCAACAAGCTGTGTCCCATGTGCAACAGCAAGCCGTCTCTGGTGGAGGGACGAGGCTTCGCTGATGGCTTCACCAAAGCCGGCGAAGCACCAGCGAACTCGCAGTTTATGTCCCAGTGA